In the genome of Macadamia integrifolia cultivar HAES 741 unplaced genomic scaffold, SCU_Mint_v3 scaffold3747, whole genome shotgun sequence, one region contains:
- the LOC122068367 gene encoding 60S ribosomal protein L18a-like isoform X3 yields the protein MTTFRFHQYQVVGRGLPSETDEHPKIYRMKLWATNEVRAKSKFWYFLRKLKKVKKSNGQVLAINEVSAIGVQLILF from the exons ATGACGACTTTCAGG TTTCACCAGTATCAGGTGGTGGGGAGGGGTCTCCCTTCCGAGACAGATGAGCATCCGAAGATCTATAGGATGAAATTATGGGCAACAAACGAAGTTCGTGCCAAATCGAAGTTCTG GTATTTCTTGAGGAAGCTGAAGAAGGTCAAGAAGAGCAATGGACAAGTCCTTGCCATCAACGAG GTTTCTGCTATAGGTGTTCAATTGATATTATTCTAA
- the LOC122068367 gene encoding 60S ribosomal protein L18a-like isoform X4, giving the protein MTTFRFHQYQVVGRGLPSETDEHPKIYRMKLWATNEVRAKSKFWYFLRKLKKVKKSNGQVLAINEHSDNWRACK; this is encoded by the exons ATGACGACTTTCAGG TTTCACCAGTATCAGGTGGTGGGGAGGGGTCTCCCTTCCGAGACAGATGAGCATCCGAAGATCTATAGGATGAAATTATGGGCAACAAACGAAGTTCGTGCCAAATCGAAGTTCTG GTATTTCTTGAGGAAGCTGAAGAAGGTCAAGAAGAGCAATGGACAAGTCCTTGCCATCAACGAG CATTCAGATAATTGGCGTGCATGCAAATAA
- the LOC122068367 gene encoding 60S ribosomal protein L18a-like isoform X1, translated as MTTFRFHQYQVVGRGLPSETDEHPKIYRMKLWATNEVRAKSKFWYFLRKLKKVKKSNGQVLAINEIIGVHANKCFGGFW; from the exons ATGACGACTTTCAGG TTTCACCAGTATCAGGTGGTGGGGAGGGGTCTCCCTTCCGAGACAGATGAGCATCCGAAGATCTATAGGATGAAATTATGGGCAACAAACGAAGTTCGTGCCAAATCGAAGTTCTG GTATTTCTTGAGGAAGCTGAAGAAGGTCAAGAAGAGCAATGGACAAGTCCTTGCCATCAACGAG ATAATTGGCGTGCATGCAAATAAGTGCTTTGGTGGATTTTGGTAG
- the LOC122068367 gene encoding 60S ribosomal protein L18a-like isoform X2 produces MTTFRFHQYQVVGRGLPSETDEHPKIYRMKLWATNEVRAKSKFWYFLRKLKKVKKSNGQVLAINEFYCMSVLLAFKQAT; encoded by the exons ATGACGACTTTCAGG TTTCACCAGTATCAGGTGGTGGGGAGGGGTCTCCCTTCCGAGACAGATGAGCATCCGAAGATCTATAGGATGAAATTATGGGCAACAAACGAAGTTCGTGCCAAATCGAAGTTCTG GTATTTCTTGAGGAAGCTGAAGAAGGTCAAGAAGAGCAATGGACAAGTCCTTGCCATCAACGAG TTCTACTGTATGTCAGTTCTGTTGGCGTTTAAACAAGCCACATAA